In one Musa acuminata AAA Group cultivar baxijiao chromosome BXJ2-5, Cavendish_Baxijiao_AAA, whole genome shotgun sequence genomic region, the following are encoded:
- the LOC135612036 gene encoding uncharacterized protein LOC135612036, translating into MAKRPDFAQKLLDDIRRRKEKLGYVASSSGQQPAQPPASEYHVSSRRSSRGTGDVMKKKKNYSSNNPVSAQVTEIWFSTKHNKTAAPQVASREIVPVGRATSIQNSVDVSMALALALSNSGKLHYIAKFGNELIPHSGSIYYAGTANQHLLYSTKHHADRYPFLSNLQVGEISKGVQKLNKILETFSDRTNFGKDSIQIGRELLKGAIDLEESLKMLATLQEASDYMVGSQGRQIKLLEGVEDDETSDVKDNRKALMYKPRISFDGSINHFYKFTKANDDTRIQGQRKTPSSSMKKSIAKTNYSQSSLDASTQVATHKQSLSCGPGSLPNSLYSGITHKQGHGGEPGNFSTGSGKFSASKNTKQLDPKSLVSSSVRMPNIVAKLMGLEELPMPKAEGKKVEGKKEPKSKKEMVIGQTSIADEKVRKENKILNENGIDETKDKSSKEKTNYIRNMTPLSNHAPKRHLEINRKIVNIDINHSLKEGIAKKNLVQLREKAEKEEERRNISESVRQLISKSNQEGDLQRTKKKQPSISHDEAAANKDTCMNQKDNDQDCLALPSNQTNTRGSLQKAAVKVKPKYEVCEIAKEKERATNIKLKATAATKSEQKSRKSTEKISMHKMLSSGTVVAIERNSEKDRNVEQPKGHAKSSHQEMQNTMERNSAYVELDRTSSHKNSEDTKLLQRYSRTDKELPQILVKTLMKPVNFPTAKKVDTANMKVQKGERHKVLGDSSGYNRTQNEKRQQSSFLHDLEKRWKERISKEKGTKVSFHETNSEQHLEQKTKSTLVSDNSSVDAGEDKEVLEEETVAETNDHDIIKSAFEALPEQEASISVDSEPQPYNNREKLTEDVNNNMQLSNCNTLNQMSQAISEVNGQGSLTKDEHFLMQLLINNQHFRNTAQEIFKIDIPVGVLQTSNQACPKEENKLLLDCGYELLRRKGKREVTCAMTRPHATGEARYLDALMKELNDDLESLKFPKETTYNDDIAEFLHMILARDIENSKPDINCMWDIGWNSSIFASVEKDEIVRDMEKHVLNGLINELARELVDATINVS; encoded by the exons ATGGCGAAGCGACCGGATTTTGCACAGAAGCTGTTGGATGACatcaggaggaggaaggagaagctgGGATATGTTGCATCGTCATCGGGACAGCAACCGGCGCAGCCACCTGCTTCTG AGTATCATGTCAGCTCCCGACGGTCGTCCAGAGGAACAGGAGAcgtaatgaagaagaagaagaactat AGCAGCAACAATCCGGTCAGCGCACAAGTGACGGAAATATGGTTCAGCACCAAACATAACAAAACAGCTGCTCCTCAAGTTGCTTCACGGGAGATTGTTCCTGTTGGAAGAGCCACAAGCATTCAGAATTCTGTCGATGTGTCAATGGCACTAGCACTGGCACTCAGTAATAGTGGAAAACTTCATTACATAGCTAAATTTGGTAACGAGCTCATTCCACATAGTGGATCTATATATTATGCAGGAACTGCAAATCAACACTTGTTATACAGCACGAAACATCATGCCGATCGATATCCTTTTTTATCCAACTTGCAAGTCGGTGAAATATCAAAAGGTGTTCAGAAATTGAATAAGATCCTCGAAACCTTCTCCGATAGGACAAATTTTGGAAAGGATTCAATTCAGATTGGAAGAGAATTGTTGAAAGGGGCCATAGATTTGGAAGAGTCATTGAAAATGCTTGCCACCCTGCAGGAGGCTTCAGATTACATGGTTGGCTCTCAAGGGAGGCAGATCAAATTGCTCGAGGGTGTGGAAGACGATGAAACATCTGACGTCAAAGACAATCGGAAGGCTCTAATGTACAAGCCCAGAATTTCTTTTGATGGGTCCATCAACCATTTCTACAAATTCACCAAAGCAAATGATGATACCAGAATTCAAGGGCAGAGAAAAACGCCATCATCTTCTATGAAAAAAAGCATAGCCAAAACAAATTATAGTCAGAGTTCATTAGATGCATCAACGCAAGTCGCTACACACAAACAGTCTCTGAGTTGTGGTCCTGGATCGCTgcctaattccttgtattcaggcATTACACACAAACAAGGCCATGGTGGTGAACCTGGAAACTTCTCAACTGGTAGTGGCAAGTTCTCTGCTTCAAAGAACACCAAGCAGTTGGATCCTAAAAGCCTGGTGAGCAGCAGTGTAAGAATGCCAAATATTGTTGCTAAACTTATGGGCCTTGAAGAACTTCCGATGCCCAAGGCTGAGGGGAAAAAAGTTGAAGGAAAGAAAGAACCGAAGTCTAAGAAAGAGATGGTGATAGGTCAGACGTCAATAGCAGATGAAAAAGTGAGAAAAGAGAACAAGATTCTGAATGAAAACGGCATTGACGAAACTAAGGACAAAAGCAGCAAGGAGAAGACAAATTATATACGGAACATGACTCCATTGTCAAATCATGCACCAAAGAGGCATCTTGAAATCAATAGGAAGATCGTGAACATCGATATAAACCACAGTTTAAAAGAAGGGATAGCCAAGAAGAATTTGGTACAACTGAGAGAAAaggcagaaaaagaagaagagagaagaaacatATCTGAATCAGTTCGCCAGCTTATCAGCAAATCAAACCAAGAAGGTGACCTGCAAAGAACCAAAAAGAAGCAACCGTCCATCAGCCATGATGAAGCAGCTGCCAATAAAGATACATGCATGAACCAAAAGGACAATGACCAAGATTGCTTAGCTCTTCCAAGCAATCAGACAAACACCCGAGGGTCGTTGCAAAAAGCAGCAGTCAAAGTAAAACCCAAATATGAAGTTTGTGAAATTGCAAAAGAAAAAGAGCGTGCTACAAACATCAAGTTGAAGGCCACCGCAGCAACAAAAAGTGAACAGAAATCTAGGAAATCTACCGAGAAAATAAGCATGCATAAGATGTTATCTAGCGGCACAGTTGTAGCTATAGAAAGAAATTCAGAAAAGGATAGAAATGTAGAGCAACCAAAAGGACATGCAAAGAGCAGTCATCAAGAGATGCAAAACACAATGGAGAGAAACTCTGCCTATGTTGAATTGGATAGAACATCATCACATAAGAACTCTGAAGATACGAAGCTCTTACAGAGATATTCAAGAACTGATAAAGAGCTGCCTCAAATTCTGGTGAAAACATTGATGAAGCCTGTAAATTTTCCAACTGCAAAGAAAGTAGATACAGCAAACATGAAAGTTCAGAAAGGTGAAAGACATAAAGTTCTAGGGGACAGTTCTGGATATAATAGAACACAAAATGAGAAAAGACAGCAATCATCCTTCTTACATGATCTGGAGAAGAGATGGAAAGAAAGAATCAGTAAAGAAAAAGGAACAAAAGTTAGCTTTCATGAAACAAATTCAGAACAACATCTAGAGCAGAAAACTAAATCAACCTTGGTGTCAGATAATTCTTCAGTTGATGCTGGCGAAGACAAAGAAGTATTAGAAGAGGAGACAGTTGCGGAGACCAAT GATCATGACATAATAAAATCAGCTTTTGAGGCTTTACCAGAGCAAGAAGCTTCCATCAGTGTAGATTCAGAACCACAACCTTACAACAACAGGGAAAAGCTGACAGAAG ATGTAAATAACAACATGCAGCTTAGCAATTGTAATACCCTAAATCAGATGAGTCAGGCAATATCTGAAGTAAATGGACAAGGTTCACTTACCAAGGATGAACATTTCCTCATGCAACTTCTGATTAACAATCAGCATTTCCGCAACACAGCACAAGAAATTTTCAAAATTGATATTCCAGTTGGTGTTCTACAAACCAGCAACCAGGCTTGTCCAAAAGAGGAAAACAAGTTACTTTTAGACTGTGGATATGAGTTACTGAggagaaaagggaaaagagaggTTACCTGTGCCATGACAAGGCCTCATGCAACAGGGGAAGCTAGATACCTGGATGCACTGATGAAGGAATTGAATGATGATCTTGAGAGTCTTAAGTTCCCCAAAGAAACTACATATAATGATGACATTGCTGAATTCCTTCACATGATACTTGCAAGAGACATTGAAAATAGTAAGCCAGATATAAACTGTATGTGGGATATTGGTTGGAACAGCAGTATATTTGCATCAGTTGAAAAGGACGAAATTGTAAGGGATATGGAGAAGCATGTATTGAATGGACTCATCAATGAGCTAGCTAGAGAGCTAGTCGATGCAACCATCAATGTTTCATAA
- the LOC135613217 gene encoding proline-rich receptor-like protein kinase PERK7, translated as MSSAPPPDGSSSNSSDSSSSSSPPTSSNASPPPPTDSTTPPPPDSDDNSSSPPPPSDSDGSHRSSSPPPPPPPPPPPPPPPPPPPPSRSHKSSSSSKQLSVIIGVVAGIGMFFVLMIIACICCSKKKKRKSHNPMKYYANASGYDSGLYSNGPHPNWHNGLQGMDHVVKVPPPPGSVHGGGGWHVQPGPTMMSSGEVSSAYSGPHGPALPPPSPIVALGFNKSTFSYEELAAATNGFSHANLLGQGGFGYVHKGVLPNGKDIAVKQLKSGSGQGEREFQAEVDIISRVHHRHLVSLVGYCSAGSQRMLVYEFVPNKTLEHHLHGKGLPVMNWPTRLKIALGSAKGIAYLHEDCHPRIIHRDIKSANILLDFKFEAMVADFGLAKLSSDNYTHVSTRVMGTFGYLAPEYASSGKLTEKSDVFSFAVMLLELITGRRPVDNSDDFMDDSMIDWARPILAQALAEGHYDELADPRLGGNYDPMEMARMVACAAAGVRHSARRRPKMSQIVRALEGDVSLEDLNEGVRPGQSTLFSSGSDYESSPYTSSGNRVRRVVVASSEYSAEYSGPSSGGLSGEMRPVESQRQRALPQL; from the exons ATGTCGTCTGCTCCGCCGCCGGATGGTTCTTCATCTAACTCGAGCGATTCGTCTTCGTCATCGTCTCCACCGACGTCTTCGAATGCTTCCCCACCTCCTCCAACCGATAGCACAACTCCGCCGCCACCTGACTCGGATGATAACTCGTCTTCGCCTCCCCCGCCGTCTGACTCAGATGGTTCTCATCGTTCATCATCGCCGCCGCCAcccccgccaccgccaccgcctccgcctccgcctccgcctccgcctcctccaTCCCGATCACACAAGTCATCGTCGTCTTCAAAGCAATTGT CAGTTATCATAGGGGTCGTGGCAGGAATCGGGATGTTCTTTGTCCTCATGATCATCGCATGCATTTGCtgctccaagaagaagaagaggaagtctCACAATCCAATGAAGTACTACGCAAATGCTTCAGGATATG ACAGTGGGCTTTACAGCAATGGACCGCACCCGAATTGGCACAATGGACTCCAGGGTATGGACCATGTAGTTAAGGTGCCGCCACCTCCCGGTTCCGTCCATGGAGGAGGAGGGTGGCATGTTCAGCCAGGTCCGACGATGATGAGCAGCGGCGAAGTTAGCTCAGCCTATTCAGGGCCTCATGGGCCTGCCTTGCCACCTCCCTCTCCCATCGTCGCACTCGGGTTCAACAAAAGTACCTTCAGCTACGAGGAGCTCGCAGCTGCAACAAATGGTTTCTCGCATGCTAATCTGCTGGGCCAGGGAGGATTCGGGTACGTCCACAAGGGAGTTCTACCCAACGGGAAGGACATTGCGGTGAAGCAGCTCAAGTCAGGGAGTGGGCAAGGAGAGAGGGAATTCCAGGCTGAGGTCGATATCATTAGCCGCGTCCACCATCGCCACCTCGTCTCTCTCGTCGGATACTGCAGTGCTGGTTCGCAGAGGATGTTGGTGTATGAGTTTGTCCCCAACAAGACTCTTGAGCACCACCTCCATG GAAAGGGGCTCCCAGTAATGAACTGGCCGACGAGGCTCAAAATTGCACTGGGATCGGCCAAAGGCATTGCTTACTTGCACGAGGACT gtcaCCCTCGAATCATTCACCGTGATATCAAGTCTGCCAACATTCTTCTGGACTTCAAATTTGAAGCCATG GTTGCAGATTTCGGGTTGGCCAAGCTGTCGTCGGACAATTACACTCACGTCTCAACCCGTGTCATGGGAACATTCGG GTATTTGGCTCCTGAGTATGCGTCGAGTGGGAAGCTGACAGAGAAGTCCGATGTCTTCTCATTCGCAGTGATGCTTCTTGAGCTGATAACTGGACGAAGACCCGTCGACAACTCGGACGACTTCATGGACGATTCCATGATAGATTGG GCGAGGCCTATTCTAGCTCAAGCTTTGGCCGAAGGACACTACGACGAGTTAGCTGACCCGCGCTTAGGCGGCAACTACGATCCCATGGAGATGGCACGCATGGTGGCATGCGCCGCCGCCGGCGTTCGCCATTCTGCGAGGCGACGACCCAAGATGAGCCAG ATCGTGAGGGCATTGGAAGGCGACGTGTCACTCGAGGACTTGAACGAGGGAGTCCGGCCAGGGCAGAGCACGCTCTTCAGCTCCGGCTCCGACTACGAGTCGAGCCCCTACACATCCAGCGGCAACCGTGTCAGGAGGGTCGTGGTTGCGAGCTCCGAGTACAGTGCCGAATACAGTGGACCGAGCAGTGGAGGACTCTCTGGCGAAATGAGACCTGTTGAAAGCCAAAGACAAAGAGCTCTTCCACAGCTCTGA
- the LOC135611755 gene encoding F-box/kelch-repeat protein At3g23880-like, with amino-acid sequence MQDDDHDGRGDETAEWGRDYEGMTRQKVVHRILLLLPAKSLLRFRCVSRRWNGIISSNSFVHAHAAAPRLVSGLLYQSSQGTVVYAAFCHATASLPDASLSFLPEPVAVKASARGLLCCRGRFSLMYYVCNPTTAVWVSLPRPRNLHNYDTEVVLMIDDPPRSNRVSEFRVVCAFPQVDRLHHVCGLETFSTDEWRWATSKWTPRLGRLLPGSGVVVGGRACWRTTMNTVLMYDPRNEERWGFKRPERDLDGVTWWEIGVIEGQLSVAYAKVASTPESSTMVEVMVADSDSWSLRGAFGFGPGSRENNLKPLRMEGDEELLLWDGQRHILGRDMAGRATRLLVVDAPATFSVEFVPYTATLLHVKR; translated from the coding sequence ATGCAAGACGACGACCATGACGGCAGAGGGGATGAGACGGCAGAGTGGGGGCGCGACTACGAGGGGATGACGCGGCAGAAGGTTGTCCATAGAATCCTCCTACTCCTCCCGGCGAAATCCCTCCTACGCTTCCGCTGCGTCTCCCGCCGGTGGAACGGCATCATCTCCAGCAACTCCTTCGTGCACGCCCATGCCGCCGCTCCCCGCCTTGTTTCCGGCCTATTATACCAGAGCAGCCAAGGCACGGTGGTGTACGCCGCGTTCTGCCACGCCACTGCCTCCCTCCCCGACGCTTCCCTCTCTTTCCTCCCTGAGCCGGTCGCCGTCAAGGCCTCCGCTCGGGGCCTCCTCTGCTGCCGCGGCCGCTTCTCGTTGATGTACTACGTCTGCAACCCCACCACCGCCGTGTGGGTCAGTCTCCCGCGACCGAGGAATCTGCACAACTACGACACAGAGGTGGTGTTGATGATCGACGATCCGCCCCGGTCCAACCGCGTCTCCGAATTCCGCGTCGTGTGCGCATTTCCTCAAGTCGATAGACTACATCATGTCTGCGGCTTGGAAACGTTCTCAACCGACGAGTGGCGGTGGGCTACGTCGAAGTGGACTCCGCGCCTGGGACGGCTGTTGCCCGGGTCTGGCGTGGTGGTCGGCGGGCGAGCGTGCTGGCGGACGACCATGAACACAGTGCTCATGTACGACCCCAGGAATGAGGAGCGGTGGGGGTTCAAGAGGCCGGAAAGAGACCTCGACGGCGTCACGTGGTGGGAGATCGGCGTGATAGAGGGGCAGCTCAGCGTAGCGTACGCGAAGGTGGCATCGACGCCCGAGTCATCGACGATGGTGGAGGTGATGGTGGCCGACAGCGACTCGTGGTCCTTACGGGGGGCGTTCGGCTTCGGGCCAGGGTCGAGAGAGAACAACCTGAAGCCCCTGAGGATGGAAGGGGACGAGGAGTTGCTGCTGTGGGATGGGCAGAGGCACATCCTGGGCCGCGACATGGCCGGCCGGGCGACAAGGCTCCTCGTGGTCGACGCGCCGGCCACCTTCAGCGTCGAGTTCGTGCCTTACACAGCCACTCTACTGCATGTGAAGAGGTAA